Within Microbacterium oryzae, the genomic segment TGTGGGACTGCGTCACCCCGTCGGCGGGCGGGTACTCGACGATGCGCCATCCGACGGAGCCGAACTGCTCGTCGAGCGCCTCGAGCGCGCACGCCACCGGCTGCGCGTCGGCCGACGTGATCTGGAAGCGGACGGACACCTCGTGCTCGTCGTGCACCTCGAAGCCGAGATCGTCCACGTCGACCGAGCCGGCCGCCTGGCTCATCGTCGACCACGCGAACCACGCCACCACGACCGCGGCGATGACGACGCCCACGATCCACGCCGTCCGCCGCCCCTGGTGGGGCGTGCGCCCGTAGCGCTCGTCGAGACGCTGCTGGATCGTCACGTCGTTCCTCTCAGAGAGCGCGAACTAGGCTGGTGACTCCAGGCTAGCCGCCTTTCCCCGGCGCCCCGTCCGGCGTCGTGCACACAGAGGAGTCCATCCATGTCCGCTCTCGCAGCGCTCGCCGCCGTCACGCCGAGTCCCGAGCAGATGGTGGACCCGGACCTCGTCACGCCCGGCCCGTGGGGCTTCGTCACGATCCTCGTCCTCGTCGTGGCCGTGTTCCTGCTGGTGTTCGACATGCTGCGCCGCGTGCGCCGCGCGCGCTACCGCGAGGAGGCGAACGAGGTGCTGGACGCCGAGGAGGCGGCCGCGCGCGAGGCGGCCGAGCGGAGCGCCGCGGCCGAGCGGAGCGCCGCGGCCGAGCGGAGCGCCGCCGACGCGGATGCCGCCCGCCGGACCGATGACGAGCCCGGCGCCTCGGGTCCTACATCGGGCCGTTGAAGGCGGGGTGGGTCGCGATGATGAGCGCGGCCATCCAGTGGCACAGGAACGCCAGGACCGTGCACACGTGGAAGATCTCGTGGAACCCGAAGTGCCCGGGCCACGGGTTCGGCCGCTTGAGCGCGTAGATCACGGCGCCGGCGGAGTACAGCAGCCCGCCGACGATGACGAGCATCATCATGGCCGGATCCGCGCGGAACAGGTCGACGAGGTACATCACCGCAGCCCAGCCGAGCGCGAGGTACAGCGCCACGTAGAGCCAGCGCGGCGCGCCGATCCACAGCACGCGGAAGAGGATGCCGACGATCGCGCCGGTCCACACCACCGCGAGGAGCAGCACGCCCTTCTCCGGCGGCAGGGCGAGCACGCCGAGCGGCGTGTACGTGCCGGCGATGAGCAGCAGGATGTTCGCGTGGTCGATGCGCTTGAGCAGCAGCTTCGTGCGCGGCTGCCAGCGGAAGCGGTGGTAGACCGCGGAGTTGCCGAAGAGCAGCAGCGACGTGGCCGTGAACACGGCCGAGGCCCACTTCGCGGCGCTGCCCTCGGCGAGAGCGATGAGGACGATGCCCGCGACGAGGGCGACGGGGAACGTCGCCGCATGGATCCAGCCGCGCCACGTGGGGACGATGTCGTCGCGCGCGTCGTGCTGGGCCGCGTCCATGAGGGGGAGCTGCGGCACGCCTTCCGGGTTCTGCGCGGGCGTCTGCTCGGCCGAGTTCATGATCCGACAGTACGCGGTCATGCATGCCGCACAGGGCACCCCCTGCGCCGCGGAGTACGCTCGGAGGGTGATCAGCGAGCCGGGAGCAGGACGCGGACCGCTGTACCGTCTCTACATCTCGCGGCTGCGTCGTCAGATCGACCAGGCGAAGGTGCCGCATCACGTCGCGATGATGATCGACGGCAACAGGCGGTGGGCGCGCCAGCTCGGCTATGAGACCCCCGCGCACGGGCATCGCGCGGGAGCGGCCAAGATGCGCGAATTCCTCGAGTGGTGCGACGACATCGGGGTGCGCGTGGTGTCGCTGTACCTGCTCTCGCATGACAATCTGCGCAAGCGCGACAGCCGCGAGCTGCAGGATCTCATCGAGATCATCGCGGGCCTCGCCGGTCAGCTCTCCCGCCGCCGGGACTGGCGCGTGCAGCACGTGGGCAGACCCGACGACCTGCCGGACTTCCTGCTGTCCGCGCTGCGCGACGCCGAGGAGCGCACCGAGGACAACGGCGGGCTGCACGTGAACCTCGCCGTCGGCTACGGCGGGCGGCACGAGATCGTCGACGCCGTGCGCAGCATCATCCGCGCGCACGGCTCCGCCGGCGGCACCCTCGACGATCTCGCCGCGCATCTCACGCCCGAGCAGATCGCGGAGCACCTGTACACGGGCGGGCAGAAGGATCCCGATCTCGTGATCCGCACCAGCGGCGAGCAGCGGCTGAGCGACTTCCTCCTCTGGCAGAGCGCTCACAGCGAGTTCTACTTCCTCGAGGCGCTCGGCCCGGACCTGCGCGAGGTCGACTTCCTCCGCGCCATCCGCGACTTCGGATCGCGGGATCGCCGTTTCGGCCGCTGAGAGCCCGGTAGACAGCGCCTCTGAGAGAATGGGACGGTGACCACTCTCGAAGATCTCTCCGCCTCGTTCACGGTGGAGCCGGGCTATCTCGACTGGGCCGCGTTCGGACCGCTGTCGCCGACGGTGCGCGAGGAGGCCGGTGCCGATCTCGAACTGCTGGGGTCGGGGCGGGCCAGCGGTCACCAGTTCGTCGCCGGGCGGGCCGCGGAGGCCTGCGGAGCGATCGCCGATCTGATGCGGGTCGAGGCCGCGGAGGTCGTCCTGCAGCCGTCGACCACGCACGGGATCGCGCAGGCCGTCTACGGCGTGACCGGCGGCATCGTCGCCTCGCCGCGCGAGTTCCCCGCCATCACGATGCCCATCGCCCGCGCGACGGCGGCGCTCGGCCGGGTGGTTCCGCAGTGGATCGGCCCCGAGCATCGCTTCGTGACCGCCGAGGCGGTCGCCGATGCCGTCGACGAGTCGACGAGCGCCGTCGTGCTGAGCCTGGTCGACTTCCGCACCGGCTACCGTGCCGACCTCGCCGCCATCCGCGAGGTGATCGGCGACGACCGCCTGCTCATCGTCGACGCGACGCAGGCGTTCGGCGTCGTCGAGGCGGACTGGTCGGCCGCCGACGTGGTGGCCGGGCACGGCTACAAGTGGCTGCGCGCCGGCCGCGGCACCGGCTTCGCCTGGTACGGGCGCCGCGCGCGAGTGGCGCTGGACCCCGTGCTCTCGGGCACGACGGGCGCCGAGGGCGACGATCTGCCCTTCGACACCCTGCCCGCGCCCGCTGCGGACGCCCGGGCCTTCACGGTCTCGCGGCCCGACTACCTCGCGGCCGCGCGGCTGGCCTCCGCGGTGACCGAGGTCGCATCCGTCGGGGTGGCGCAGATCGAGGCCGCCGTCGCCGAGCGGGTCGCCCGCGTGATCGAGATCGCCGATGCGCACGGGATCGAGGTGGTCACGCCGCGCGAGCCGGAGCGGCGAGCGGGCATCGTGGCGCTCGATCCCGGCGCCGCGCACGTCGGGGCCCTCGGCGCAGCACTCGCGAACGGCGGCGTGACGGTCACGACGCGCTCGGGCCTCGTGCGGGTGTCGCCGCACGCGGGCACCGACGACGAGACTCTGCGGATGCTCGACGACGCCTGCGCGGTCTTCGTGCAGACCCGCGTGGGCTGACCGCGAAGTTCACCCGCTCTTCACGAATCGTCCGCGTGTCGGGATGGCGCGTTGTCGGACGCGGGCCGTAGCTTCTGATCATCGGGCAAGGCGCCCGGTCGAGTCGGCCGTTCAGACCGCGACTCGTGGCCCCAGGTCGACTCGTCGAATCCGGGCGGGAGCCCGGGGTCGGGAGTGTGACGTGGCCACCACCGCAGCCGTGAGCGCCGGCATCGTCGGGAGCACCGCAGAGTCGCCGTCGGGCGCGCAGGACCTGCGCACCTACGTGCTCGACACCTCCGTGCTCCTGAGCGACCCGCGCGCGTACTTCCGATTCGCCGAGCATGGGGTCGTCATCCCGGTGACGGTCATCACCGAGCTCGAGGGCAAGCGGAACGACCCGGAGATCGGGTACTTCGCGCGCGCCGCCCTTCGGCACCTGGACGAGCTCCGCGTCGAGCACGGGCGGCTGGACTTCCCGGTCCCGGTGGGAGACGGCGGCACCCTCCGCGTCGAGCTCAACAGCACCGACCCGGCCATCCTGCCCAGCGGCATGCGACTGGGCGACAACGACAGCCGCATCCTCGCCGTCGCCGCCCACCTCGCGCAGGGCGGGCAGAGCGTCACCATCGTCTCCAAAGACCTCCCGATGCGCGTGAAGGCGGCCTCGCTGGGTCTCACGGCGGAGGAGTACCTCGCCGAGCAGGCGGTCGACTCCGGATGGCCCGGGATCGTCCCGCTGCAGATCTCCGGCGACGACATGGCCGATCTCTACGAGAGCGAGGTCGCGGTGCACGACGGCGCACGCGGGCTGCCGGTGAACACCGGGCTCGTGGTGCAGTCCGAGCGCGGGTCCGCGCTCGCGCGCGTGACCGGAGAGGGCGAGCTGCGTCTCGTGCGCGGCGACCGCGAGGTGTTCGGGCTGCACGGGCGCTCCGCCGAGCAGCGCATCGCGATCGATCTGCTGCTGGACCCGACCGTCGGCATCGTCTCGCTCGGCGGCCGCGCGGGCACCGGCAAGTCCGCGCTCGCGCTGTGCGCGGGCCTGGAGGCCGTGCTCGAGCGCCAGCAGCAGAAGCGGATCATCGTCTTCCGGCCCCTGTTCGCGGTCGGCGGGCAGGAGCTCGGCTACCTGCCCGGCGACCAGACCGAGAAGATGAGCCCGTGGGGGCAGGCGGTCTTCGACACCCTCGGCTCCGTCGTGTCGCAGAACGTCCTCGACGAGGTGATGGAGCGCGGGCTGCTCGAGGTGCTGCCGCTCACGCACATCCGCGGCCGGTCGCTGCACGACGCCTTCGTGATCGTCGACGAGGCGCAGTCGCTCGAGCGCAACGTCCTCCTCACGGTGCTGAGCCGCATGGGGCTGAACTCCCGCGTGGTGCTCACGCACGATGTCGGGCAGCGCGACAACCTGCGCGTGGGCCGGCACGACGGCGTCGCGAGCGTCATCGAGTCGCTGAAGGGGCATGAGCTCTTCGGGCACGTCACGCTCACGCGCAGCGAGCGCTCGGCGATCGCGGCGCTCGTCACCGATCTGCTGGAGGGCGGCGAGCTGTCCTGACCGTCGTGTCGGCCGCCCCTGCCACACCGACCCGGCGGCTGGCAATCCCCGTGCTACATCCGCCGCTCTGCGGTGGGATGAGACGACGAACACGAGAGGCGGATCGCATGAGCACGAGCAAGAGCGACAGCAAGAGCAGGAAGGGCGGCCTGGCCGCGGCGGGCGTCGCCGGCTTCCTGCTGTCGAAGCACCCCATCGGCCGCGCCGTCACGGCCATCACCATCGCCCGCCAGGTGTGGAAGGACCCGCGCGTGCAGAAGGTGCGCCAGCGCGTCGCCAAGCAGGTGGCGAAGAAGCAGGCCAAGCGCGGATAACGATTCGCATGCGGCGGCGGGGCCTTCTGGCCCCGCCGCCGCGTCGTGTGCTTTCCTCGGATGGTCCGGCGGAGTGGCCGTCGGCAGGGAGGCAGACGAAGGAGTCGTCATGGCAGGGGGAACCACTCGAGACGCCGCTTCGCCGGCGCTTCCGGTCGCGGTGGACGAGAAGCCGCGCTGGACGCCGCTGAAGATCGCGCTGTGGGTCGTGATCGCGCTCGTCGGCGGACTCGCGTGGACGATGCTCGCCATCGTGCGCGGCGAGACGGTGAACGCGATCTGGTTCGTGTTCGCCGCGGTGTGCACGTACCTCGTGTTCTACCGCTTCTACGCGAAGTTCATCGAGCGGCGCATCGTGCGCCCGGACGACCGGCGGGCGACGCCCGCCGAGTACCGCGCCGACGGCAAGGACTTCGTCGCGACCGACCGCGTGGTGCTGTTCGGGCACCACTTCGCCGCCATCGCGGGCGCCGGCCCGCTGGTCGGCCCGGTGCTCGCCGCGCAGATGGGCTACCTCCCCGGCACGATCTGGATCATCGTGGGCGTGGTGCTCGCCGGCGCCGTGCAGGACTACCTCGTCATGTTCTTCTCCATGCGCCGCGGCGGTCGCTCGCTCGGGCAGATGGCGAAGGACGAGCTCGGGCGCTTCGGCGGCGCGGCCGCCATCCTCGCGACGCTCCTCATCATGATCATCATCACGGCCATCCTCGCCCTCATCGTCGTGAACGCCCTCGGCGAGAGTCCGTGGGGCGTCTTCTCGGTGGCCATGACCATCCCGATCGCGCTGTTCATGGGGGCGTACCTGCGGTGGATCCGTCCGGGGCGCGTCCTGGAGGTCTCGATCATCGGGTTCGTGCTGCTGCTGGCCGCCATCATCGGCGGCGGCGCGGTGTCCGCCACCGAGTGGGGGCAGCAGATCTTCCACCTCGACCGGATGACGGTCGCGGTCGCCATCATCGTCTACGGCTTCATCGCCGCGGTGCTGCCGGTGTGGATGCTGCTCGCGCCGCGCGATTACCTCTCCACGTTCATGAAGGTCGGCGTGATCGTCGCTCTCGCGGTCGCGATCGTGTTCGTGCGCCCCGAGATCGACGTGCCGGCCTTCAGCGAGTTCGCCGGCGGTGAGACGGGCCCGGTGTGGAGCGGGCCGCTCTTCCCGTTCCTCTTCGTCACCATCGCGTGCGGGGCGCTGTCGGGATTCCACGCGCTCATCTCCTCCGGCACCACCCCGAAGATGGTGGAGAAGGAGAAGCAGACGCTGTTCATCGGGTACGGCGGCATGCTCATGGAGTCGTTCGTCGCCGTCATGGCGCTCGTCGCCGCCGTCTCGATCGACCGCGGCATCTACTTCGCCATGAACTCGTCGGCCGCCGCCACGCTCGGCACCGTCGAGGGAGCCGTGGCGTGGGTGAACGGGCTCGGGCTCGCCGGCGTCGACCTCACCCCCGACGCGCTCACCAACCTCGCGCAGCTCGTGGGGGAGGAGTCGATCGTGTCGCGCACGGGCGGTGCGCCCACTCTCGCGGTCGGACTCGCGCTCATCATGGGGCAGTGGATCGGCGGCGCCGCGATGATGTCGTTCTGGTACCACTTCGCGATCATGTTCGAGGCGCTCTTCATCCTCACGGCGGTCGACGCCGGCACGCGCGTCGCGCGGTTCATGCTGCAGGACTCCATCGGCAACGTGGTGCCGCGCTTCCGCGACACGTCGTGGCGGCCGGGCGCCTGGATCTGCACGGCGATCATGGTGGCCGGATGGGGCGCGGTGCTCATCATGGGCGTCACCGACCCGCTGGGGGGCATCAACACCCTCTTCCCGCTGTTCGGCATCGCCAACCAGCTGCTGGCGGCCATCGCGCTGGCCGTGGTGCTGACGATCGTGGCGCGCCGGCGCACCTTCCGCTCGCTGTGGATCGTGGCGCTGCCGCTGGCGTTCGTCACCGTCGTGACGACCGTGGCCTCGCTGCACAAGATCTTCTCGAGCGTGCCGGCGGTGGGCTACTGGGCGCAGCACGTCGCGTTCCGCGACGCGCTCGCCGCAGGGGAGACCTCCTTCGGCACCGCGCCCACCGTCGAGGCGATGGAGGCGGTCGTCCGCAACACGGCCATCCAGGGGTCGCTGTCGATCCTCTTCCTCGTGCTCACGCTGATCGTTCTCGTCGTCGCGGTCATCCGGGTCGTCCAGGCGTTCCGGTCGACGGAGGTCATCGACCACGAGGACGAGGCGGTGCCGTCGCATCGCTTCGCCCCGGCGGGCCTCATCCCCTCGCCTGCCGAGCGCGCGCTGCAGCGGGAGTGGGCGGCGCTCCCGGAGGAGCGGCGTCCGAGGAGGGGGCACTGATGCGCGCGGTCGCGGCGGCCTGGAGCGTGGCGCGCCGGTTCCTCGAGGGGATGACCGGGCAGACGCGCTACGCGGCGTACCTCGCGCACGAGCGCGCGAGCCATCCGGACCGCACGCCGCTCGACGAGCGGGCGTTCTGGCGCGAGGTCTATCGCGCTCAGGACGCGGAACCCGGCTCGCGCTGCTGCTGAAGCCGTGCCGAAGGGGCCGGCCGGTGAGGTGATCCTCGCCGGCCGGCCCCTTCCGCGTCTGATCAGGATGCGTCGGATGCGCTGCCGTCGCCGCGGCGACGGCGTGAGATGAGCGCGAACCCCGCCGCCGCGAGGGCGCCGGCCCCCGCCAGGACGCCGCCGACGACGCCGCCGCCCGTCGGCACGAGCTCGACGCGGTCCTCCGGCGTGGGCGTCGGGGTCGGCGCGACGGACGGCGCGGGCGTGGGCGCCGCGGTCGGCGCGGGAGAGGCGACCGGAAGCACCTGCACGACGCTCGGGCGCGGTCCGGCGAAGGTGCCGCCGCCGGCACCCGCGAGCGGCGCGGGCTTCATGGCGTCGGGGAACGTCGAGCTCTGCGCGGCGAACGAGCCGTCCTCGCCGGGGTGCTGCACCGACACGAACACGTGCCACTCGTCGTCGTGGATGACCGGACCGCAGGTCTCCGCCTCCCGCGGCACCGAGAGGAACTGCTCCACCCGGCCGCGGTCGGGCCCGTCGAGCGCGATGCGGAAGAGCCCGTCGTTGTAGCCGATGGTGCTCGGGGCGCCGTCGGTGGAGATCCACAGGTTGCCCGCGCTGTCGAACGCGAGGTTGTCGGGGCAGGAGATGGGGGAGACGTCCGCGGCGGGGAAGCCCGCGAAGTACGTGGCTGCGCCCTGCGCGGGGTCGCCGGCGACGAGGAGGAGCGTCCACGTGAATGTGCGCGCGGTCTGGTCGCCGCCGTCCTCGGTGATCTCCACGATGTGCCCGTCGCGGTTCTCCGTGCGCGGGTTGACCTCGTCCGGGCCGGCCTTCTCCGCCGCGCCGCGATCGGTGTTGTTCGTGCAGGCCACGTACACCCGGCCGGTGGTCGGGTGGGGCTGGACGTCCTCGGGGCGGTCCATCTTCGTCGCCCCGACGCGGTCGGCGGCCAGGCGCGTATGGACGAGCACCTCGGCCACGGCCATCCCGTCGACCGTCGAGCGGCCGTCGACGACGAGCGGCAGCCACTCGCCGGTGCCGCCGAACCCGCCGTCCGCGGGCACCGCTCCCGAGCCGTCGATCTCGCCCGAGGGGGAGTCTCCCGAGAAGCGGGCGACGAAGAGGTCGCCGTTCTCCAGCAGGGTCATGTTGTGGGATCGATCACCCGCGACGAAGGCGTCGCGCGAGACGAACTTGTAAAGGTAGTCGAAGCGCTCGTCGTCGCCGGTGTACGCGACGACCTTCCCGTTCTCCGCGACGATCACGTTCGCGCCCTCGTGCTTCAGACGCCCGAGTGAGGTGTGCTTGCGCGGCGTCGAGGCGGGATCCGTCGGGTCGATCTCCACGACCCATCCGAAGCGGTTCGCCTCGTTCTCGTACCTGGGCGTGCGGGTGTCGAAGCGGGGGTCGAGGTGCTCCCACCCGCGCGCGGTCTCCTCGTCGGCCAGGCCGTAGCGGAGGTCGGCCTCGGACGTGCCGGTCGAGCGGAAGTAGCCGTTGAAGTTCTCCTCGCCGCTGAGGATCGTGCCCCACGGCGTGGTCCCGCCGGAGCAGTTTCCGAAGGTCCCGAACACGGTCGTGCCGTGCGGGTCGTCGGCCGTCTGCAGCAGGTCCGACCCCGCGGCGGGGCCGGTGAGCGCGTAGGGGGTGTCATCGAGGAAGCGCCGGTTGAGCGCCCCGCCGACCACGGGCGTCCACGGCGCGGTCTCGCTCGTGCGGGTGAGCTCGACGACGCTGAGCCCGTGCGCCTTCATGCCCACCGCGCGCACGCGCTCGGCGTCGCCCTCGAGCTGCGCGGCCGGGAACATGATCGACTCGTTCGTGTACTCGTGGTTCACGAACAGGATGGCCGTGGTGGCGGAGGTGCGGATGACGTCGGTGTAGTCGACGTTGTATCCGAACTGCCGCGCCTGCGCCTCGGGCGTCTGGTCCGCGGCGTCGAACGCGGGGCTGTCGGCGAAGAGCGGGTCGCCCCAGCGGATGATCGGCGTCCAGTCGAAGCCCTCCGGCACGACGAAGCTGTCGACGGTGTGCGGGACCGGGTCGATGGCGGTGAAGCCGAACGCTCCGGTCTCGCCCGCGGGGGCCGCCACCGCTCCGAGGGGGCGCCCGCCGCCGAGCGGCGGTGCGAGCACGATCGCCGCGGCGCCCATCGCGCCGAGCCCGAGCAGAGCGCGACGGGAGAGCTGCGCGTCGACGATGTCGCGGAAGGACTCGTTGGCGGAGGTGTTGCAGACGCCGCGCGCACAGGCGCTCGCGCACTTGAGATGGCAGGTGATGGCGCTCCGCTTGCCTCTCACATGCTCCGCCATGGGCAGCGTCCGGCCGAGGTTGATGACCATGTTCGTGGATGTCTCCTTCTCGCGGGTGGGCGGCCCGTGGGGCCTGATCCCACCCCAGCGACCGCGGATGGCCGGAAGGTGACGCGCGGGGAAACGCCGGCTGACGCCTGCGCTCTCGCGGGATGCGGAAGGGCCCGGCAGGACATGTCCTCCCGGGCCCTTCTCGCGCGCTGCGCTCAGCCGGCGTGCGTCATGGAGAGCAGGTCGAGCTTCTCGTCCAGCTGCTCCTCGGTGATCTCCCCGCGCTCGACGTAGCCGAGGTCGATGACGGCCTCGCGCACGGTGATGCCCTTCGCGACCGAGTGCTTGGCGATCTTCGCCGCCGCCTCGTAGCCGATGACCTTGTTCAGCGGCGTGACGATCGAGGGCGACATGCCGGCGAAGGCCGCCGCGCGCTCCTCGTCGGCCTCGAGCCCGGAGACGGTCTTGTCCGCGAGCACCCGCGACGCGTTGGCGAGCAGGCGGATGGACTCCAGCAGCGCCGTGC encodes:
- a CDS encoding aminotransferase class V-fold PLP-dependent enzyme, translated to MTTLEDLSASFTVEPGYLDWAAFGPLSPTVREEAGADLELLGSGRASGHQFVAGRAAEACGAIADLMRVEAAEVVLQPSTTHGIAQAVYGVTGGIVASPREFPAITMPIARATAALGRVVPQWIGPEHRFVTAEAVADAVDESTSAVVLSLVDFRTGYRADLAAIREVIGDDRLLIVDATQAFGVVEADWSAADVVAGHGYKWLRAGRGTGFAWYGRRARVALDPVLSGTTGAEGDDLPFDTLPAPAADARAFTVSRPDYLAAARLASAVTEVASVGVAQIEAAVAERVARVIEIADAHGIEVVTPREPERRAGIVALDPGAAHVGALGAALANGGVTVTTRSGLVRVSPHAGTDDETLRMLDDACAVFVQTRVG
- a CDS encoding PhoX family protein, whose amino-acid sequence is MVINLGRTLPMAEHVRGKRSAITCHLKCASACARGVCNTSANESFRDIVDAQLSRRALLGLGAMGAAAIVLAPPLGGGRPLGAVAAPAGETGAFGFTAIDPVPHTVDSFVVPEGFDWTPIIRWGDPLFADSPAFDAADQTPEAQARQFGYNVDYTDVIRTSATTAILFVNHEYTNESIMFPAAQLEGDAERVRAVGMKAHGLSVVELTRTSETAPWTPVVGGALNRRFLDDTPYALTGPAAGSDLLQTADDPHGTTVFGTFGNCSGGTTPWGTILSGEENFNGYFRSTGTSEADLRYGLADEETARGWEHLDPRFDTRTPRYENEANRFGWVVEIDPTDPASTPRKHTSLGRLKHEGANVIVAENGKVVAYTGDDERFDYLYKFVSRDAFVAGDRSHNMTLLENGDLFVARFSGDSPSGEIDGSGAVPADGGFGGTGEWLPLVVDGRSTVDGMAVAEVLVHTRLAADRVGATKMDRPEDVQPHPTTGRVYVACTNNTDRGAAEKAGPDEVNPRTENRDGHIVEITEDGGDQTARTFTWTLLLVAGDPAQGAATYFAGFPAADVSPISCPDNLAFDSAGNLWISTDGAPSTIGYNDGLFRIALDGPDRGRVEQFLSVPREAETCGPVIHDDEWHVFVSVQHPGEDGSFAAQSSTFPDAMKPAPLAGAGGGTFAGPRPSVVQVLPVASPAPTAAPTPAPSVAPTPTPTPEDRVELVPTGGGVVGGVLAGAGALAAAGFALISRRRRGDGSASDAS
- a CDS encoding PhoH family protein; this encodes MSAGIVGSTAESPSGAQDLRTYVLDTSVLLSDPRAYFRFAEHGVVIPVTVITELEGKRNDPEIGYFARAALRHLDELRVEHGRLDFPVPVGDGGTLRVELNSTDPAILPSGMRLGDNDSRILAVAAHLAQGGQSVTIVSKDLPMRVKAASLGLTAEEYLAEQAVDSGWPGIVPLQISGDDMADLYESEVAVHDGARGLPVNTGLVVQSERGSALARVTGEGELRLVRGDREVFGLHGRSAEQRIAIDLLLDPTVGIVSLGGRAGTGKSALALCAGLEAVLERQQQKRIIVFRPLFAVGGQELGYLPGDQTEKMSPWGQAVFDTLGSVVSQNVLDEVMERGLLEVLPLTHIRGRSLHDAFVIVDEAQSLERNVLLTVLSRMGLNSRVVLTHDVGQRDNLRVGRHDGVASVIESLKGHELFGHVTLTRSERSAIAALVTDLLEGGELS
- a CDS encoding carbon starvation CstA family protein codes for the protein MAGGTTRDAASPALPVAVDEKPRWTPLKIALWVVIALVGGLAWTMLAIVRGETVNAIWFVFAAVCTYLVFYRFYAKFIERRIVRPDDRRATPAEYRADGKDFVATDRVVLFGHHFAAIAGAGPLVGPVLAAQMGYLPGTIWIIVGVVLAGAVQDYLVMFFSMRRGGRSLGQMAKDELGRFGGAAAILATLLIMIIITAILALIVVNALGESPWGVFSVAMTIPIALFMGAYLRWIRPGRVLEVSIIGFVLLLAAIIGGGAVSATEWGQQIFHLDRMTVAVAIIVYGFIAAVLPVWMLLAPRDYLSTFMKVGVIVALAVAIVFVRPEIDVPAFSEFAGGETGPVWSGPLFPFLFVTIACGALSGFHALISSGTTPKMVEKEKQTLFIGYGGMLMESFVAVMALVAAVSIDRGIYFAMNSSAAATLGTVEGAVAWVNGLGLAGVDLTPDALTNLAQLVGEESIVSRTGGAPTLAVGLALIMGQWIGGAAMMSFWYHFAIMFEALFILTAVDAGTRVARFMLQDSIGNVVPRFRDTSWRPGAWICTAIMVAGWGAVLIMGVTDPLGGINTLFPLFGIANQLLAAIALAVVLTIVARRRTFRSLWIVALPLAFVTVVTTVASLHKIFSSVPAVGYWAQHVAFRDALAAGETSFGTAPTVEAMEAVVRNTAIQGSLSILFLVLTLIVLVVAVIRVVQAFRSTEVIDHEDEAVPSHRFAPAGLIPSPAERALQREWAALPEERRPRRGH
- the trhA gene encoding PAQR family membrane homeostasis protein TrhA, whose protein sequence is MNSAEQTPAQNPEGVPQLPLMDAAQHDARDDIVPTWRGWIHAATFPVALVAGIVLIALAEGSAAKWASAVFTATSLLLFGNSAVYHRFRWQPRTKLLLKRIDHANILLLIAGTYTPLGVLALPPEKGVLLLAVVWTGAIVGILFRVLWIGAPRWLYVALYLALGWAAVMYLVDLFRADPAMMMLVIVGGLLYSAGAVIYALKRPNPWPGHFGFHEIFHVCTVLAFLCHWMAALIIATHPAFNGPM
- a CDS encoding DUF4307 domain-containing protein, whose product is MTIQQRLDERYGRTPHQGRRTAWIVGVVIAAVVVAWFAWSTMSQAAGSVDVDDLGFEVHDEHEVSVRFQITSADAQPVACALEALDEQFGSVGWRIVEYPPADGVTQSHTETIPTVAQATTGIVKSCWVP
- a CDS encoding YbdD/YjiX family protein, with translation MRAVAAAWSVARRFLEGMTGQTRYAAYLAHERASHPDRTPLDERAFWREVYRAQDAEPGSRCC
- a CDS encoding isoprenyl transferase, with amino-acid sequence MISEPGAGRGPLYRLYISRLRRQIDQAKVPHHVAMMIDGNRRWARQLGYETPAHGHRAGAAKMREFLEWCDDIGVRVVSLYLLSHDNLRKRDSRELQDLIEIIAGLAGQLSRRRDWRVQHVGRPDDLPDFLLSALRDAEERTEDNGGLHVNLAVGYGGRHEIVDAVRSIIRAHGSAGGTLDDLAAHLTPEQIAEHLYTGGQKDPDLVIRTSGEQRLSDFLLWQSAHSEFYFLEALGPDLREVDFLRAIRDFGSRDRRFGR